A single region of the Neodiprion pinetum isolate iyNeoPine1 chromosome 5, iyNeoPine1.2, whole genome shotgun sequence genome encodes:
- the LOC124219577 gene encoding uncharacterized protein isoform X2 — protein sequence MTLHWWMHWFWVTLRFTVILGAPTTQFTTALKVQEDRGVRIPVTTVTPILPGINNVTGDIYQASKAAEIEPLRQDKIPVRVDAVSNETANPGEPRNLLAVIIRPDNNNDNGTGKGISNNLYKEEKRKKDGRNSSVLNNPGDEENAVNIQNKYNNSLRSLSSSLKKDSKITWILNGGNKTSRLTKITGDKFKTTDDYRRKNNTEDEEDDRNLAVLPLRVKDAEGEEEEDGEETTQTPSTTNRFKLVLDRTKFIPSTNVNDDKDEVENLRDDEAVETRMIATAASILQGAVSESPRLSRARSAFAGDYQQEERDKRPDEQAQERLAENSGNATANAIDVAAVTGSCLATLVLLGTMGSLGFVMYRRRYLNPPQTLNSDKCSNPDSSGYIDDSTIRDNSEEMYSLDNDSFLNSLEAMTIQNYWTDSVKHTKL from the exons ATGACCCTCCACTGGTGGATGCATTGGTTTTGGGTTACTCTGCGATTTACCG TTATTCTGGGAGCTCCTACAACGCAGTTCACGACGGCTTTAAAAGTCCAGGAAGACCGCGGTGTTCGTATTCCGGTGACTACGGTGACGCCGATTTTACCGGGTATAAACAATGTCACAGGGGACATTTATCAGGCGTCTAAAGCGGCGGAAATCGAACCTTTGCGTCAGGATAAAATTCCCGTGCGGGTTGATGCCGTTTCGAACGAAACCGCGAATCCCGGCGAGCCGCGAAATCTTCTCGCCGTAATTATCAGACCTGATAACAACAACGATAACGGAACGGGAAAAGGAATTAGCAATAACTTATACAAGGAAGAAAAGCGGAAGAAGGATGGGAGAAATTCATCAGTATTAAATAACCCAGGCGATGAAGAAAACGCCGTCAATATACAAAACAAGTACAATAATAGCTTGAGAAGTTTATCTTCGTCGTTGAAGAAGGACAGTAAAATCACGTGGATTTTGAACGGCGGTAACAAAACGTCGCGATTGACGAAAATTACTGGAGACAAATTCAAGACGACGGATGATTACCGGAGAAAAAACAACACCGAGGATGAGGAGGACGATCGTAATCTGGCGGTACTTCCGCTTCGCGTGAAAGAcgcggagggggaggaggaggaggacggtGAAGAAACGACACAGACACCGTCGACTACTAATAGGTTTAAGCTGGTCTTAGACAGAACTAAATTTATTCCTTCCACTAATGTTAATGATGATAAAGACGAGGTCGAGAATCTGAGAGACGACGAGGCCGTTGAAACGAGGATGATAGCCACTGCAGCTTCCATTCTACAAG GTGCCGTTAGCGAGTCACCAAGACTGAGCAGAGCGAGAAGCGCCTTTGCCGGAGACTATCAGCAAGAGGAGAGAGACAAAAGGCCTGACGAACAGGCTCAGGAAAGGCTCGCCGAGAATTCGGGAAACGCGACTGCAAACGCCATCGACGTCGCCGCCGTCACTGGAAGCTGTTTGGCCACGCTGGTTTTACTCGGCACCATGGGTAGTCTGGGTTTCGTTATGTACag ACGAAGGTATTTGAATCCGCCTCAAACGCTCAACAGTGACAAATGCAGCAATCCGGACAGCTCGGGTTACATCGACGATTCAACCATCAGG GATAACTCGGAGGAAATGTACAGCCTGGACAACGACTCATTTTTAAACTCGCTCGAGGCTATGACGATCCAAAATTATTGGACTGACAGCGTCAAGCACACGAAATTGTGA
- the LOC124219577 gene encoding uncharacterized protein isoform X1 gives MSYTCIVCAIIISRSSRRDSNAAMTLHWWMHWFWVTLRFTVILGAPTTQFTTALKVQEDRGVRIPVTTVTPILPGINNVTGDIYQASKAAEIEPLRQDKIPVRVDAVSNETANPGEPRNLLAVIIRPDNNNDNGTGKGISNNLYKEEKRKKDGRNSSVLNNPGDEENAVNIQNKYNNSLRSLSSSLKKDSKITWILNGGNKTSRLTKITGDKFKTTDDYRRKNNTEDEEDDRNLAVLPLRVKDAEGEEEEDGEETTQTPSTTNRFKLVLDRTKFIPSTNVNDDKDEVENLRDDEAVETRMIATAASILQGAVSESPRLSRARSAFAGDYQQEERDKRPDEQAQERLAENSGNATANAIDVAAVTGSCLATLVLLGTMGSLGFVMYRRRYLNPPQTLNSDKCSNPDSSGYIDDSTIRDNSEEMYSLDNDSFLNSLEAMTIQNYWTDSVKHTKL, from the exons GAGTTCCCGACGCGATTCGAATGCCGCGATGACCCTCCACTGGTGGATGCATTGGTTTTGGGTTACTCTGCGATTTACCG TTATTCTGGGAGCTCCTACAACGCAGTTCACGACGGCTTTAAAAGTCCAGGAAGACCGCGGTGTTCGTATTCCGGTGACTACGGTGACGCCGATTTTACCGGGTATAAACAATGTCACAGGGGACATTTATCAGGCGTCTAAAGCGGCGGAAATCGAACCTTTGCGTCAGGATAAAATTCCCGTGCGGGTTGATGCCGTTTCGAACGAAACCGCGAATCCCGGCGAGCCGCGAAATCTTCTCGCCGTAATTATCAGACCTGATAACAACAACGATAACGGAACGGGAAAAGGAATTAGCAATAACTTATACAAGGAAGAAAAGCGGAAGAAGGATGGGAGAAATTCATCAGTATTAAATAACCCAGGCGATGAAGAAAACGCCGTCAATATACAAAACAAGTACAATAATAGCTTGAGAAGTTTATCTTCGTCGTTGAAGAAGGACAGTAAAATCACGTGGATTTTGAACGGCGGTAACAAAACGTCGCGATTGACGAAAATTACTGGAGACAAATTCAAGACGACGGATGATTACCGGAGAAAAAACAACACCGAGGATGAGGAGGACGATCGTAATCTGGCGGTACTTCCGCTTCGCGTGAAAGAcgcggagggggaggaggaggaggacggtGAAGAAACGACACAGACACCGTCGACTACTAATAGGTTTAAGCTGGTCTTAGACAGAACTAAATTTATTCCTTCCACTAATGTTAATGATGATAAAGACGAGGTCGAGAATCTGAGAGACGACGAGGCCGTTGAAACGAGGATGATAGCCACTGCAGCTTCCATTCTACAAG GTGCCGTTAGCGAGTCACCAAGACTGAGCAGAGCGAGAAGCGCCTTTGCCGGAGACTATCAGCAAGAGGAGAGAGACAAAAGGCCTGACGAACAGGCTCAGGAAAGGCTCGCCGAGAATTCGGGAAACGCGACTGCAAACGCCATCGACGTCGCCGCCGTCACTGGAAGCTGTTTGGCCACGCTGGTTTTACTCGGCACCATGGGTAGTCTGGGTTTCGTTATGTACag ACGAAGGTATTTGAATCCGCCTCAAACGCTCAACAGTGACAAATGCAGCAATCCGGACAGCTCGGGTTACATCGACGATTCAACCATCAGG GATAACTCGGAGGAAATGTACAGCCTGGACAACGACTCATTTTTAAACTCGCTCGAGGCTATGACGATCCAAAATTATTGGACTGACAGCGTCAAGCACACGAAATTGTGA